The following are encoded together in the Arthrobacter sp. Y-9 genome:
- a CDS encoding ABC transporter substrate-binding protein — protein sequence MTSRFKTLAAGTAVAAALFGITACGQSGDTKAAENASSTITIQTNTGSMEVKTKPARVAALDNTSMATIKALGVEPVAIPKPLLPKDGYQDWINNTNIKDAGSHREPKMEDISEAQPDLIIGGYRFASQTEKLSKIAPVVDIAPSDEKGSSYLEGLKKQTLTLGDIFDKKDEAKKIVADLDAAIADAKKATNGQTVFLANSSGGKIDNGAGRIGRILEGVNLKDVFAQDDAKLKSDSVHNNSGLSPETVAAAKPEWMIVMDRDAAVTEEGKEFKPAKAVVEGLGKVWKDVPFYAKDQIVYMPSDFYLTEGIQAYTDVFKTIAKDFTAKSSTAK from the coding sequence ATGACCTCGCGTTTCAAGACCCTGGCCGCCGGCACCGCCGTCGCCGCAGCACTCTTCGGCATCACCGCCTGCGGGCAATCCGGTGACACCAAGGCCGCCGAGAACGCGAGCTCCACCATCACCATCCAGACGAACACCGGTTCCATGGAGGTCAAGACCAAGCCGGCCCGCGTGGCCGCCCTCGACAACACGTCCATGGCCACCATCAAGGCCCTCGGCGTCGAGCCCGTCGCGATCCCCAAACCGCTCCTGCCCAAGGACGGCTACCAGGACTGGATCAACAACACGAACATCAAGGACGCGGGCAGCCACCGCGAGCCGAAGATGGAGGACATCAGCGAGGCACAGCCCGATCTGATCATCGGCGGCTACCGCTTCGCGAGCCAGACGGAGAAGCTGAGCAAGATCGCACCCGTGGTGGACATCGCCCCGAGCGATGAGAAGGGTTCCAGCTACCTCGAAGGCCTGAAGAAGCAGACCCTCACACTCGGCGACATCTTCGACAAGAAGGACGAGGCGAAGAAGATCGTCGCCGACCTCGACGCCGCCATCGCCGACGCCAAGAAGGCCACCAACGGCCAGACCGTCTTCCTCGCCAACTCCTCCGGCGGCAAGATCGACAACGGCGCAGGCCGCATCGGCCGCATCCTCGAAGGCGTGAACCTCAAGGACGTCTTCGCCCAGGACGACGCGAAGCTGAAGTCCGACTCCGTGCACAACAACTCCGGCCTCTCCCCCGAAACCGTCGCGGCCGCCAAGCCCGAGTGGATGATCGTGATGGACCGCGATGCGGCCGTCACCGAGGAGGGCAAGGAGTTCAAGCCGGCCAAGGCCGTCGTCGAAGGCCTCGGCAAGGTGTGGAAGGACGTGCCGTTCTACGCCAAGGACCAGATCGTCTACATGCCCTCCGACTTCTACCTGACTGAAGGCATCCAGGCGTACACCGACGTCTTCAAGACCATCGCCAAGGACTTCACCGCCAAGTCCAGCACTGCCAAGTAG
- a CDS encoding iron chelate uptake ABC transporter family permease subunit, producing the protein MATAAAVAILLLVSLLVGGYDISLDKLFSDPAAQEMFWLSRVPRTLALVFAAAAMSISGVIMQLITQNKFVEPSTAGTSQWAGLGMLVILLVAPEATPMVKMVVATGFAFLGTWLFLAVLDRVRVRSSVVVPLVGIMLGAVVGAATTFLAGTFNLMQALTAWRSGGFSGIVQGFYEPLWIVAGIAVAAFLVADRFTVAGLGQDMATGLGLNYRRVVFLGVIMVALATGVTSVVVGFIPFLGLIVPNMVSMILGDDLRRNLPWVVATGVALLLACDLVGRVVVAPMEIPASVILGALGAVAFIIILLRTQRASAAGPSLSRERA; encoded by the coding sequence ATGGCGACGGCAGCCGCCGTCGCCATCCTGCTGCTCGTCTCCCTCCTGGTGGGCGGCTACGACATCTCCCTCGACAAGCTCTTCAGCGACCCCGCGGCCCAGGAGATGTTCTGGCTCTCCCGGGTGCCGCGCACGCTCGCGCTCGTGTTCGCCGCGGCCGCCATGAGCATCTCGGGGGTGATCATGCAGCTCATCACTCAGAACAAGTTCGTGGAGCCCAGCACCGCCGGCACCAGCCAATGGGCCGGGCTGGGCATGCTGGTCATCCTGCTGGTGGCGCCTGAGGCGACCCCCATGGTGAAGATGGTGGTGGCCACCGGCTTCGCATTCCTGGGGACGTGGCTGTTCCTCGCCGTGCTGGACCGGGTCCGCGTGCGCTCCTCCGTGGTGGTCCCGCTGGTGGGCATCATGCTCGGCGCCGTGGTCGGCGCCGCCACCACGTTCCTCGCCGGGACCTTCAACCTCATGCAGGCCCTCACGGCCTGGCGTTCCGGGGGTTTCAGTGGAATCGTGCAGGGCTTCTACGAACCGCTCTGGATCGTGGCCGGGATCGCGGTGGCCGCGTTCCTCGTGGCGGACCGTTTCACGGTCGCGGGCCTCGGCCAGGACATGGCGACCGGGCTCGGGCTGAACTACCGCCGGGTCGTGTTCCTCGGGGTCATCATGGTGGCCCTGGCGACGGGTGTGACCAGCGTGGTGGTGGGGTTCATTCCGTTCCTCGGCCTGATCGTGCCGAACATGGTGTCCATGATTCTGGGCGATGATCTGCGGCGGAACCTGCCGTGGGTCGTGGCCACGGGTGTCGCGCTGCTGCTCGCCTGCGACCTGGTGGGCCGCGTGGTGGTGGCGCCCATGGAGATCCCCGCGTCGGTGATCCTCGGAGCCCTGGGCGCGGTCGCCTTCATCATCATCCTGCTGCGGACCCAACGGGCGTCCGCGGCGGGCCCGTCGCTGTCGAGGGAGCGCGCATGA
- a CDS encoding MFS transporter — MTSAPSVQASSTPAVSTARLLSARRWMTAGLIVSILGTRLVEGGSDGLVALGVLPLLWVSVLTTFGELVSFASPLIARLTARFSPARVLVASDLAEALLSGVALVALLTVPGGTLPVLIVYLLLAAVFPAVTDVVEEFYGQQLAQVDVKQALTFNASVYSALAFVGIVIAMPLGNLLAGVSITVLIAGNLVLSALGTLLRLVSSRTVVTAPAIDQDLEDFGVLGERMTVRAFLRDLWATGAASPLFSFLLQVGGTIGGVFVYLAIAQKAPVDPSVALASVIAMFGIGATIGPWVGRALSSRGDIRRLVWLVLVATVAFLLVVAGLLSVVDAAALWWTGLAYALVLGILSRTRAVLTTTLRQQDYRGTRFARIMSWSFAATALGAVAGSWLALGLKPTQHPSLALLVQAGFIVLALVLLAVRVPTDSAPENAPAR; from the coding sequence GTGACCTCCGCTCCTTCCGTCCAGGCATCCAGCACCCCGGCCGTGTCCACCGCACGTCTCCTGAGCGCGCGCCGGTGGATGACCGCCGGCCTGATCGTCTCGATTCTCGGAACGCGCCTCGTCGAAGGCGGGTCCGATGGCCTCGTGGCTCTCGGGGTGTTGCCGCTCCTGTGGGTCTCGGTCCTGACCACCTTCGGTGAACTGGTGTCCTTCGCGTCGCCACTCATCGCCCGGCTGACCGCCCGCTTCAGCCCGGCCCGCGTCCTGGTGGCCTCTGACCTCGCGGAAGCCCTGCTCAGCGGTGTCGCGCTGGTGGCGCTGCTGACCGTTCCGGGCGGAACGCTGCCGGTGCTCATCGTGTACCTGCTGCTCGCCGCCGTCTTCCCGGCCGTGACCGATGTGGTCGAGGAGTTCTACGGGCAGCAGCTCGCTCAGGTCGATGTGAAGCAGGCTCTGACCTTCAACGCCTCGGTCTATTCCGCGCTCGCGTTCGTCGGGATCGTCATCGCGATGCCGTTGGGCAACCTCCTCGCGGGTGTGTCGATCACCGTGCTGATCGCAGGGAACCTCGTCCTGTCGGCGCTGGGCACGCTGCTGCGTCTGGTGAGTTCCCGCACCGTGGTGACGGCGCCGGCGATCGATCAGGATCTCGAGGACTTCGGTGTGCTGGGAGAGCGGATGACCGTTCGCGCCTTCCTGAGGGATCTGTGGGCCACCGGGGCGGCGTCGCCGCTGTTCAGTTTCCTCCTGCAGGTCGGCGGGACCATCGGAGGTGTCTTCGTCTACCTCGCCATCGCGCAGAAGGCGCCGGTCGATCCGTCCGTCGCCCTGGCCTCGGTGATCGCGATGTTCGGCATCGGCGCGACCATCGGGCCGTGGGTGGGGCGGGCCCTCAGCTCGCGCGGCGACATCAGGCGCCTCGTCTGGCTCGTGCTGGTGGCGACCGTGGCGTTCCTGCTCGTCGTCGCGGGTCTGCTGAGCGTGGTCGATGCGGCCGCCTTGTGGTGGACCGGCCTGGCGTACGCGCTGGTGCTCGGAATCCTGTCGCGCACCCGGGCGGTCCTGACCACCACGCTTCGCCAGCAGGATTACCGCGGCACCCGGTTCGCGCGGATCATGAGCTGGTCCTTCGCCGCCACGGCTCTCGGCGCAGTGGCGGGAAGCTGGCTCGCGCTGGGGCTCAAGCCCACGCAGCACCCGTCGCTCGCACTGCTCGTCCAGGCCGGGTTCATCGTCCTCGCTCTGGTGCTGCTCGCGGTGCGGGTGCCCACGGACTCGGCCCCGGAGAACGCGCCCGCCCGCTGA
- a CDS encoding ATP-binding cassette domain-containing protein → MISFSDVTKNYGDTRVLGPVTATIPEGGITSLIGPNGAGKSTLLTIMGRLIEADAGSVSIGGLDVRRAKSAELARKVAILRQENHLSARLTVRDLVALGRFPHSRGRLTAECVTAVESALEFLNLTALQDRFLDQLSGGQRQRAFVAMVLAQDTDYILLDEPLNNLDMKHSVLMMKQLRRAADELGKTVVLVIHDVNFAAAYSDRIVALRDGLLVHEGTVEETMTAEVLTSVFDTPVTVHTIGCYPTAVYTH, encoded by the coding sequence GTGATCTCTTTTTCGGATGTGACCAAGAACTACGGCGACACCCGGGTCCTCGGGCCGGTCACCGCCACCATCCCGGAAGGCGGTATCACCAGCCTGATCGGGCCGAACGGCGCCGGGAAGTCCACGCTTCTGACCATCATGGGCCGGCTCATCGAGGCCGATGCGGGCTCCGTGTCCATCGGCGGGCTGGACGTGCGCCGGGCGAAGAGCGCCGAACTGGCCCGGAAGGTCGCGATCCTGCGTCAGGAGAATCACCTCTCAGCCCGGCTGACCGTGCGGGACCTCGTGGCGCTCGGGCGGTTCCCGCACTCCCGGGGACGGCTGACCGCGGAGTGCGTGACCGCCGTCGAGTCCGCGCTGGAGTTCCTGAACCTGACCGCCTTGCAGGACCGTTTCCTGGATCAGCTCTCCGGCGGGCAGCGGCAGCGGGCGTTCGTGGCGATGGTGCTGGCCCAGGACACGGACTACATCCTGCTGGACGAGCCGCTCAACAATCTCGACATGAAGCACTCGGTCCTCATGATGAAGCAGCTCCGCCGCGCCGCCGACGAGCTGGGCAAGACCGTGGTGCTCGTCATCCACGACGTGAACTTCGCGGCGGCCTACTCGGACCGGATCGTCGCGCTCAGGGACGGGCTGCTGGTGCACGAAGGGACCGTCGAGGAGACCATGACCGCCGAGGTCCTGACCAGCGTTTTCGACACCCCGGTCACGGTCCACACGATCGGCTGCTACCCGACGGCGGTCTACACGCACTGA
- a CDS encoding iron chelate uptake ABC transporter family permease subunit: protein MTTTVSPVTTAPTAEKRVRRAPLSPRARILLTTAAVLLAVVGFLFLFIRGAFWFALDARLSMLAAMVIAAFTQGVGTVVFHTVTGNRILTPSIMGLDSMYTLSQTLMVFVFGGAAVAQQEGIGKVLAQTALMVVFATILYRWLFSGRNGSLYILLLVGVVFGLAFDSIAVFVQRMLNPTDYDLLSARLFGRMGDVNVSHLPVAFAVCAAVGVILWQRRYRLDVLLLGRDSAQSLGVDHKRELTLMLVLVAVMVAFSTALVGPMTFFGFVVATLAYQVTGSHQHRYVMPMAFLLGLLTLVVGQFIMQHVFYAAGFLTVIIEFLGGILFLVLLLRKGRV, encoded by the coding sequence ATGACCACGACCGTCTCCCCCGTCACCACGGCGCCGACCGCCGAGAAGCGCGTCCGGCGAGCGCCGCTGAGTCCCCGCGCGCGCATCCTGCTCACGACGGCGGCGGTGCTGCTCGCCGTCGTCGGCTTCCTGTTCCTGTTCATCCGGGGCGCGTTCTGGTTCGCGCTGGACGCGCGGCTCTCGATGCTCGCGGCCATGGTGATCGCCGCGTTCACTCAGGGTGTGGGCACGGTGGTGTTCCACACGGTGACCGGCAACCGGATCCTGACGCCGTCCATCATGGGCCTGGACTCGATGTACACGCTGTCTCAGACGCTCATGGTGTTCGTGTTCGGCGGGGCCGCGGTCGCGCAGCAGGAGGGGATCGGGAAGGTCCTGGCACAGACCGCTCTCATGGTGGTGTTCGCGACGATCCTGTACCGCTGGCTGTTCTCCGGCCGCAACGGCAGCCTCTACATCCTGCTCCTGGTCGGGGTGGTGTTCGGGCTGGCGTTCGATTCGATCGCCGTGTTCGTGCAGCGCATGCTGAACCCCACCGATTACGACCTCCTGTCCGCCAGACTGTTCGGCCGGATGGGCGACGTCAATGTCTCCCATCTGCCCGTGGCGTTCGCCGTCTGCGCGGCGGTCGGGGTGATCCTGTGGCAGCGGCGGTACCGGCTCGATGTGCTGCTGCTGGGCCGCGACAGCGCCCAGAGTCTCGGCGTCGACCACAAGCGCGAACTGACGCTCATGCTGGTGCTCGTGGCGGTCATGGTGGCGTTCTCCACCGCCCTGGTCGGCCCCATGACGTTCTTCGGCTTCGTGGTCGCCACGCTCGCCTATCAGGTGACCGGCAGTCACCAGCATCGGTACGTGATGCCCATGGCCTTCCTGCTGGGCCTGCTCACCCTGGTGGTGGGGCAGTTCATCATGCAGCACGTCTTCTACGCGGCAGGCTTCCTGACCGTCATCATCGAATTCCTGGGCGGCATCCTGTTCCTGGTGCTGCTCCTGCGGAAGGGCAGAGTGTGA